In one window of Macaca thibetana thibetana isolate TM-01 chromosome 5, ASM2454274v1, whole genome shotgun sequence DNA:
- the LOC126954793 gene encoding cytochrome b-c1 complex subunit 8-like, protein MGREFGNRRQMLHVISYSLSPFEQRALPHYFTKGIPNVLRRTQEPFLRIMPPFIAFYLIYTWGTQEFKRSKGKNPAAYENDR, encoded by the coding sequence ATGGGCCGCGAGTTTGGGAATCGGAGGCAGATGCTGCATGTGATCTCCTACAGCTTGTCACCTTTTGAGCAGCGTGCCTTGCCGCACTACTTCACCAAAGGAATCCCCAACGTGTTGCGCCGCACTCAAGAGCCTTTCCTTCGCATAATGCCTCCGTTTATagcattttatcttatttatacgTGGGGTACTCAAGAGTTCAAGAGATCCAAGGGGAAGAATCCAGCTGCCTATGAAAATGACAGATGA